TTGTCGGTGAACTTGCCCCAGGAGCGTATGTCATTGTGGTCTATGGGGCCGCTATCCGCGAAGTCGCCCCGGACGAGGCGGCCGAGATCCTCGGGCTCGTGGCCGAGCTCACCGCGCAGGATCCGCCCCTAACGCAATGATCCGCTCACAGCCCTTGCGCCCCGCGGGTGCGCGCCGTCCCCTGGCAGCGTTGGTCGTGGCGCTGATCCTCCTGCTCGCTTGCTCTGGTGGCGCCGGGGCGTTGCCTGCCGGGCCGTTGCGGCTGGTGTGGTGGACTGATGTGGGGTTTCCGACGCCGTTTGCCGTCTCCACCCTGGGACCGGGCGGAGTGGTGCGCCTCTCGCTCCTCTACGACAC
This DNA window, taken from Armatimonadota bacterium, encodes the following:
- a CDS encoding HypC/HybG/HupF family hydrogenase formation chaperone: MCLALPHRITRILDSRRALAEGPDGERTISTDLVGELAPGAYVIVVYGAAIREVAPDEAAEILGLVAELTAQDPPLTQ